One window from the genome of Polynucleobacter sp. MWH-Svant-W18 encodes:
- the ahcY gene encoding adenosylhomocysteinase, producing MNTVSDFNLQDFVATRCAIADISLADFGRKEIAIAETEMPGLIAIRDEFAAAQPLRGARITGSLHMTIQTAVLIETLEALGAEVQWASCNIFSTQDHAAAAIAANGTPVFAIKGETLEQYWDFTHRIFEWADGGYTNMILDDGGDATLLLHLGARAEKDQACLNNPTSEEETILFSAIKKKLAQDPTWYSTRLEKVKGVTEETTTGVHRLYQMFAKGELKFPAINVNDSVTKSKFDNLYGCRESLVDAIKRATDVMVAGKVAVVCGYGDVGKGSAQALRALSAQVWVTEVDPICALQAAMEGYRVVTMDYAADKADIFVSATGNYHVITHDHMVKMKNQAIVCNIGHFDNEIDVAGIEKYKWEEIKPQVDHVIFPAANGQPEKRIIILAKGRLVNLGCGTGHPSYVMSSSFANQVIAQIELWNAVGTDKYPVGVYTLPKHLDEKVARLQLKTLNAQLTELTDQQANYIGVTKEGPYKADHYRY from the coding sequence ATGAATACCGTTTCCGATTTTAATTTGCAAGATTTCGTGGCAACCCGTTGCGCAATTGCGGACATTTCTCTGGCTGATTTTGGTCGCAAGGAAATCGCCATTGCTGAAACTGAGATGCCTGGTTTGATCGCTATACGCGATGAATTTGCTGCTGCACAGCCACTGCGTGGTGCGCGCATTACTGGTTCATTGCATATGACCATTCAAACCGCAGTATTAATTGAGACCCTAGAGGCGCTCGGTGCTGAAGTCCAATGGGCCTCTTGCAATATTTTCTCAACCCAAGACCATGCTGCTGCTGCCATTGCTGCCAATGGCACACCAGTTTTCGCAATTAAAGGCGAAACCCTTGAGCAATATTGGGACTTCACTCATCGCATTTTTGAATGGGCTGATGGCGGCTATACCAATATGATTTTGGATGATGGTGGTGACGCTACTTTGTTGTTACATCTTGGTGCGCGTGCAGAAAAAGATCAAGCTTGTCTCAATAATCCAACTAGCGAAGAAGAAACTATTTTGTTTTCTGCCATCAAGAAAAAATTGGCACAAGACCCAACTTGGTATTCCACGCGCTTAGAAAAAGTGAAGGGCGTTACGGAAGAGACTACTACTGGCGTACATCGCCTGTATCAAATGTTTGCCAAGGGTGAATTGAAGTTTCCAGCGATTAACGTGAATGACTCTGTAACCAAAAGCAAGTTTGACAATCTTTATGGTTGCCGCGAGTCATTAGTTGACGCGATTAAGCGCGCAACAGACGTCATGGTTGCCGGTAAGGTTGCAGTAGTTTGTGGTTATGGCGACGTAGGTAAAGGTTCTGCGCAAGCCTTGCGTGCCCTATCTGCTCAGGTTTGGGTGACTGAAGTCGATCCAATCTGCGCATTACAGGCTGCGATGGAAGGCTATCGTGTTGTTACGATGGATTACGCGGCTGATAAGGCAGATATTTTTGTTTCAGCAACTGGTAATTACCATGTAATCACGCATGATCATATGGTGAAGATGAAAAATCAGGCAATCGTTTGTAACATCGGCCACTTTGATAATGAAATTGATGTTGCTGGTATTGAAAAATACAAGTGGGAAGAAATTAAGCCACAAGTCGACCACGTAATTTTCCCAGCAGCCAATGGTCAGCCTGAAAAGCGCATTATCATTTTGGCTAAGGGTCGCTTAGTAAATCTAGGTTGCGGTACAGGTCATCCTTCATACGTAATGAGCTCTTCATTTGCAAATCAAGTGATTGCGCAAATTGAATTGTGGAATGCAGTTGGCACAGATAAATACCCAGTTGGTGTGTACACACTGCCTAAGCATTTGGATGAGAAGGTCGCACGCTTACAGTTGAAGACCCTCAATGCACAACTCACTGAATTGACCGATCAACAGGCCAATTACATTGGTGTAACGAAGGAAGGCCCATATAAGGCTGACCACTATCGTTATTAA
- a CDS encoding MFS transporter: protein MAVWHSSAFAAPKSVLKAVQSWLSEFRVYLEWPCLRMLFLGFSAGLPLLLILGTLSFWLREAGIDRSTIGYLTWVGLIYAFKWAWAPLVDRLQIPLLTKLFGRRRSWLLFAQALIILGLVAMSTLDPKLALNSVVWCALLVAFGSATQDIALDAFRIESANSDHQAALAATYQTGYRLALIWSGAGVLWLAARAESGSGYDASAWQFAYLCMAASIGVGVITTLLSKEPARYELAKVRTAKAWLYQTLVEPFAEFLTRYRWHAVLILSLIAVYRISDVVMGIMANPFYVDMGYTKDEVAAVSKVFGVVMTLVGAFIGGVLTLRFGVLRILFVGAVLSAVSNLLFAWLATQGHDLHGLIWVISADNLSSGIASAAFIAFLSALTNIRYSATQYALFSSMMLLLPKWLAGFSGVFVDNYGYQAFFYGTAIIGAPVLILIWATIHFNVVQIKKEIE, encoded by the coding sequence TTGGCAGTTTGGCACTCTTCCGCGTTCGCAGCGCCTAAATCCGTGCTCAAAGCAGTTCAGTCTTGGCTGAGTGAGTTTCGGGTTTATCTCGAATGGCCATGTCTTCGCATGTTGTTTCTGGGTTTCTCTGCAGGGCTTCCTCTGTTGCTGATTCTAGGAACCTTGAGCTTCTGGTTACGTGAGGCTGGCATTGATCGCAGTACCATTGGCTACTTAACTTGGGTGGGCTTGATTTATGCCTTTAAGTGGGCTTGGGCGCCACTGGTTGACCGCCTGCAAATTCCGCTTTTAACCAAACTCTTTGGGCGTCGCCGAAGCTGGTTGCTCTTTGCTCAGGCACTCATCATCTTGGGGCTGGTGGCGATGTCGACGTTGGATCCAAAGCTTGCCCTGAACTCAGTAGTATGGTGTGCCCTCCTAGTTGCCTTTGGTTCAGCAACGCAAGATATAGCATTAGATGCTTTCCGGATTGAGTCTGCTAATAGTGATCATCAGGCTGCTTTAGCAGCTACTTATCAAACAGGATATCGACTCGCTTTAATTTGGTCAGGTGCAGGCGTCTTATGGCTTGCTGCCAGAGCAGAATCTGGCAGTGGTTATGATGCCAGTGCCTGGCAGTTTGCGTATCTTTGTATGGCCGCATCTATTGGGGTTGGTGTAATCACCACCTTATTGAGTAAAGAACCTGCGCGATATGAATTAGCCAAAGTGCGCACCGCTAAAGCATGGCTTTATCAAACCTTGGTGGAGCCATTTGCAGAGTTCCTTACGCGTTATCGTTGGCATGCAGTATTGATTTTGTCTCTCATTGCCGTGTACCGTATCAGCGATGTGGTGATGGGAATTATGGCCAACCCATTTTATGTAGACATGGGGTACACCAAAGATGAAGTAGCTGCTGTGAGCAAAGTGTTTGGCGTAGTGATGACTCTGGTTGGCGCCTTCATTGGTGGAGTACTGACACTGCGTTTTGGCGTTCTGCGAATTCTATTTGTGGGTGCTGTGCTGTCAGCAGTAAGCAATCTATTGTTCGCCTGGCTTGCAACCCAGGGGCACGATTTACATGGATTAATTTGGGTTATCTCTGCAGATAATTTGAGCTCAGGCATTGCTAGTGCTGCTTTTATTGCTTTCCTATCTGCCCTGACTAATATCCGATATTCAGCAACTCAATACGCTCTCTTTAGTTCAATGATGCTTTTGTTGCCTAAGTGGCTCGCAGGCTTCTCGGGCGTTTTTGTTGATAACTATGGATATCAAGCATTTTTTTACGGCACCGCCATTATTGGCGCCCCAGTTCTCATACTCATTTGGGCAACGATTCACTTCAATGTCGTTCAGATTAAAAAAGAAATCGAATAG
- a CDS encoding homoserine O-acetyltransferase — protein MSELHLSRNTIHFAEPLPLQSGAMLSGYDLVIETYGKLNADKSNAVLICHALNASHHVAGPSPEDPEDIGWWDNMIGPGKPVDTDHFFVIGVNNLGSCFGSTGPMSINPETSKPYGADFPVVTVEDWVNTQARLADKLGIRKFAAVMGGSLGGMQAMAWAIQFPKRLDHCVVIASTPKLSAQNIAFNEVARNAILSDPDFHGGNYYEHGVVPKRGLRLARMVGHITYLSDDDMAEKFGRELQRPHGESNDYRFSFDVEFEVESYLRHQGDKFSTYFDANTYLLITRALDYFDPSRRYDGSLNRALAEVQAKFLVVSFSTDWRFPPNRSREIVQSLLSNKSEVSYAEIDAPHGHDAFLLDDERYHNLVRAYFAQMLEVQS, from the coding sequence ATGAGCGAGTTACACCTCTCTAGAAATACCATCCATTTTGCCGAGCCCCTGCCTTTGCAGAGTGGCGCCATGTTATCTGGCTATGATTTAGTCATTGAAACGTATGGCAAGCTCAATGCTGATAAAAGTAATGCGGTTCTAATTTGTCATGCACTCAACGCATCGCATCACGTAGCAGGCCCTAGCCCAGAGGATCCAGAAGATATTGGCTGGTGGGACAACATGATCGGCCCCGGCAAGCCTGTAGATACCGATCATTTCTTCGTGATTGGCGTGAATAATTTAGGCTCCTGTTTTGGCTCTACTGGGCCAATGAGCATCAACCCAGAGACTAGTAAGCCTTATGGCGCAGACTTCCCGGTTGTTACTGTTGAGGATTGGGTAAACACCCAGGCACGTCTTGCAGATAAATTGGGTATTCGTAAGTTTGCTGCAGTCATGGGAGGTAGTTTGGGTGGTATGCAAGCGATGGCTTGGGCCATCCAGTTTCCAAAGCGCTTAGACCACTGTGTCGTGATTGCATCCACTCCAAAATTGAGCGCACAGAACATTGCTTTTAATGAGGTAGCACGCAATGCCATTTTGTCTGACCCAGATTTTCATGGCGGCAATTACTACGAGCATGGCGTAGTACCTAAACGTGGTTTGCGTTTAGCGCGTATGGTTGGTCATATCACCTATTTATCTGACGACGACATGGCTGAAAAATTTGGCCGTGAGTTACAGCGCCCTCATGGCGAATCAAACGATTATCGTTTTAGTTTTGATGTCGAGTTTGAGGTTGAGAGTTATTTGCGTCACCAAGGAGATAAGTTCTCCACTTACTTTGATGCCAATACGTATTTGTTAATTACTCGTGCCCTGGATTATTTTGATCCTTCTCGTCGTTATGACGGTAGCTTGAATCGAGCTTTAGCTGAAGTACAAGCAAAATTCTTGGTAGTGAGTTTCTCAACCGATTGGCGCTTCCCGCCCAACCGTAGTCGCGAGATTGTTCAGTCTTTGCTGAGCAATAAGAGTGAAGTGAGCTACGCTGAAATTGATGCACCTCATGGACATGACGCATTCTTGTTGGATGATGAACGCTATCACAACCTGGTGCGAGCCTACTTTGCGCAAATGCTGGAGGTCCAGTCATGA
- the dapF gene encoding diaminopimelate epimerase yields the protein MHGAGNDFIVLNGIDQDLSDITTEQWQTLAHRQFGVGADQILIVEKATRPDADFRYRIFNADGGEVEQCGNGSRCFVRFVLDQGLSTKNPLRVEVAHTVLTLKSHPDGQVEVDMGAPIFEHNQIPFNANGLASVQAFQEILYALPLNQPATHDSLVGVISMGNPHAVQVVADVDSAAVLEEGPEIESYPAFPNRVNAGYMQVMNRHEIKLRVYERGAGETLACGTGACAAVVSGIRRGLLDSPVKVHTRGGDLQIAWGGIAHNIVQPVIMTGPAVTVFEGETEI from the coding sequence ATGCATGGTGCTGGCAACGATTTCATTGTGCTCAATGGTATCGATCAAGATCTGAGTGATATCACTACAGAGCAGTGGCAAACCTTAGCTCATCGGCAATTTGGTGTTGGTGCTGATCAAATTTTGATAGTAGAAAAGGCTACTCGCCCTGATGCGGATTTTCGCTATCGCATTTTTAATGCTGATGGCGGCGAAGTAGAGCAATGTGGCAATGGCTCCCGCTGTTTTGTTCGCTTTGTTTTAGACCAAGGCCTATCCACCAAAAACCCATTGCGTGTTGAAGTAGCACATACCGTCCTTACACTGAAATCCCACCCCGATGGTCAAGTTGAGGTGGATATGGGTGCGCCCATTTTTGAACATAATCAGATTCCATTTAATGCGAATGGCTTAGCAAGTGTTCAAGCGTTTCAGGAAATACTTTATGCGCTTCCTTTAAATCAGCCAGCCACTCATGACAGCCTTGTCGGGGTTATCTCAATGGGCAACCCTCATGCGGTTCAAGTAGTTGCTGATGTCGATAGCGCAGCTGTTTTAGAAGAAGGTCCAGAAATTGAAAGTTATCCGGCGTTTCCCAATAGAGTCAATGCGGGCTATATGCAGGTCATGAATCGCCATGAAATCAAATTGCGCGTCTATGAACGCGGCGCTGGAGAGACGCTAGCCTGCGGTACGGGCGCCTGTGCGGCGGTTGTTTCAGGAATCCGCAGAGGTTTATTAGACTCACCCGTAAAAGTTCATACTCGCGGGGGCGATTTACAAATTGCTTGGGGTGGCATTGCGCATAATATTGTTCAGCCAGTCATCATGACAGGCCCAGCAGTTACCGTCTTTGAAGGTGAAACAGAAATCTAA
- the metW gene encoding methionine biosynthesis protein MetW, whose product MIVMHKRADFAAIANWISPNSQVLDLGCGDGSFLKYLQTQKPVHAYGVEIDDARVLACVQKGLNVIQQDLEGGLALFEDASFDTVVLSQTLQTIHETETILREVVRVGKECIVSFPNFGHWSHRLAVGLGRMPVSKSLPYQWYNTPNVRVLTVADFENLASSLGLKVLDQCILHEGQQVTLLPNLFGSLALFRVRSA is encoded by the coding sequence ATGATCGTGATGCATAAGCGAGCAGACTTTGCAGCGATTGCCAATTGGATTTCTCCCAATAGTCAGGTGTTGGATTTGGGTTGTGGTGATGGCAGTTTCTTAAAGTATTTGCAAACACAAAAGCCGGTTCATGCTTATGGGGTTGAGATCGATGACGCACGCGTACTCGCTTGTGTCCAAAAAGGGCTGAATGTCATTCAGCAAGATCTAGAAGGTGGCCTTGCACTCTTCGAGGATGCTAGTTTTGACACTGTTGTGCTCTCTCAGACTTTGCAGACCATTCATGAAACCGAAACGATTTTGCGTGAAGTGGTGCGTGTTGGCAAAGAATGCATTGTTTCTTTCCCGAACTTTGGCCATTGGTCACATCGATTGGCAGTTGGACTAGGCCGTATGCCAGTATCTAAGAGCCTGCCCTATCAGTGGTACAACACACCTAATGTGCGCGTACTCACGGTGGCCGACTTCGAAAATTTAGCTTCAAGTCTGGGCCTCAAAGTGCTTGATCAATGTATCTTGCACGAGGGACAACAGGTCACCTTACTGCCAAATCTTTTTGGCAGTTTGGCACTCTTCCGCGTTCGCAGCGCCTAA
- the pyrE gene encoding orotate phosphoribosyltransferase, which yields MSSNNSNQDKFIHFALEAKVLSFGEFKTKAGRLSPYFFNAGGFNDGARLSALGRYYANALKESKIQFDMLYGPAYKGITLAATTAIALADGGLNIPFAYNRKEAKDHGEGGSLVGAPVKGKVVIIDDVISAGTSVRESVDLIRGAGAEPVAVLIALDRMERSGNAIEIGEHSAVQAVEQEFGLPVIAIANLADLMAFLTASSDTELSNYLPAVKAYRDQYGI from the coding sequence ATGAGCTCAAATAATTCAAATCAAGATAAATTTATTCACTTCGCCTTGGAGGCAAAGGTTTTGTCCTTCGGGGAGTTTAAAACCAAAGCAGGCAGACTCTCGCCATATTTTTTTAATGCGGGAGGATTTAATGATGGAGCTCGTTTAAGCGCCTTGGGTCGTTATTACGCTAATGCTCTAAAAGAATCCAAAATTCAGTTCGATATGCTTTATGGCCCAGCTTACAAGGGCATCACATTAGCCGCTACCACTGCAATTGCCTTAGCTGATGGGGGTTTAAACATTCCTTTTGCTTATAACCGTAAAGAAGCTAAAGATCATGGTGAGGGTGGCTCATTAGTTGGCGCTCCAGTAAAGGGGAAAGTGGTCATTATTGATGATGTGATTTCTGCAGGAACATCTGTACGTGAATCCGTCGATCTTATTCGGGGGGCTGGTGCAGAGCCAGTAGCAGTCTTAATTGCCTTAGATCGGATGGAGCGTTCTGGCAATGCTATCGAGATCGGCGAGCACTCCGCTGTACAAGCGGTTGAACAAGAATTTGGTTTGCCAGTCATTGCCATTGCTAACCTAGCAGATTTAATGGCTTTCTTAACCGCATCTAGCGACACTGAGCTCAGCAATTACTTGCCGGCAGTGAAGGCTTATCGAGACCAATACGGAATCTAA
- a CDS encoding exodeoxyribonuclease III, protein MLRIISANLNGIRSAVKKGFLPWAVQQKADFICMQELKAQRDDLEDAILNPDGMHGFFHHAEKKGYSGCGIYTPHKPDEVLYGYGNEEFDAEGRYVEARFKGLSVISVYMPSGSSSPERQEAKYRYLDSFLPHLLKLKKSGREIVLCGDVNIAHHEIDLKNWKGNVKNSGFLPEERAWLTNLFDQVGYVDVYRKLEPDAGESCYTWWSNRGQAYAKNVGWRIDYHISTPSIAASAIKTSVYKDERFSDHAPLTVDYDWKL, encoded by the coding sequence ATGTTACGCATCATTTCAGCGAACCTCAACGGTATCCGTTCTGCAGTCAAAAAGGGCTTTCTGCCCTGGGCTGTTCAACAAAAGGCGGACTTCATTTGCATGCAAGAACTCAAGGCTCAACGAGATGACCTAGAGGACGCAATTCTGAACCCCGATGGGATGCATGGCTTCTTTCACCATGCAGAAAAAAAAGGCTACAGTGGCTGCGGTATCTATACCCCCCATAAGCCAGATGAGGTCTTATACGGCTATGGGAATGAAGAATTTGATGCAGAGGGTCGCTATGTCGAGGCGCGCTTCAAAGGCTTATCGGTGATTTCCGTCTATATGCCCTCAGGCTCAAGCTCCCCCGAACGCCAAGAGGCTAAATATCGCTATCTCGACAGCTTTTTGCCTCACCTGCTCAAGCTCAAAAAATCGGGGCGAGAAATCGTGCTCTGCGGCGACGTTAATATTGCCCATCATGAAATCGATCTTAAGAACTGGAAAGGTAATGTTAAAAATTCTGGTTTCTTACCTGAAGAGCGTGCCTGGCTAACGAACTTATTTGATCAGGTAGGCTATGTAGATGTCTATCGCAAACTTGAACCTGATGCTGGAGAGTCTTGCTACACCTGGTGGAGTAATCGCGGCCAAGCTTATGCCAAGAATGTCGGATGGCGAATTGACTATCACATCAGTACACCAAGCATTGCTGCTAGTGCAATCAAAACATCAGTCTACAAAGATGAGCGCTTCTCAGATCACGCACCACTCACGGTTGACTACGACTGGAAGCTTTAA
- the metK gene encoding methionine adenosyltransferase, with product MANDYFFTSESVSEGHPDKVADQISDSILDAILAQDPTARVAAETLCNTGLVVLAGEITTNANVDYIQVARNTLREIGYDNTDYGIDYKGCAVLVAYDKQSPDIAQGVDKAHDDGLDQGAGDQGLMFGYACDETAELMPLPIHLSHRLVERQSQLRRDGRLNWLRPDAKSQVTLRYVDGKPDSIDTVVLSTQHDEDISLEKLREAVIEEIIKPVLPKHLIKGAINFLVNPTGRFVIGGPQGDCGLTGRKIIVDTYGGAAPHGGGAFSGKDPSKVDRSAAYAGRYVAKNIVAAGLASKCLIQISYAIGVAKPTSVMVSTFGTGKISDEKIAQLVSEHFDLRPKGIVKMLNLLRPIYRKTAAYGHFGREEPEFTWEQTDKAAALRAAAGL from the coding sequence ATGGCAAACGATTACTTCTTTACCTCAGAATCTGTTTCTGAAGGTCACCCCGATAAAGTAGCAGACCAAATTTCTGATTCCATCTTGGATGCCATCCTGGCCCAGGATCCAACTGCACGCGTTGCAGCAGAAACCTTATGTAATACCGGTTTGGTAGTTCTGGCTGGTGAAATCACTACCAATGCGAACGTTGATTACATTCAGGTGGCTCGCAATACTTTGCGCGAAATCGGTTACGACAATACGGATTACGGTATTGATTACAAAGGTTGCGCTGTATTGGTTGCCTATGACAAGCAAAGCCCTGATATTGCCCAAGGCGTTGATAAGGCACATGATGATGGTTTAGATCAGGGCGCTGGCGACCAAGGCTTGATGTTTGGGTATGCCTGTGACGAGACCGCAGAGCTCATGCCTTTACCAATCCACTTGTCGCACCGTTTAGTCGAGCGTCAATCTCAGCTGCGCCGTGATGGCCGTTTGAATTGGTTGCGCCCAGATGCAAAGTCCCAGGTGACCTTGCGCTATGTCGATGGTAAGCCTGACTCCATTGATACAGTCGTTTTATCTACTCAGCACGATGAAGATATTTCTCTCGAAAAATTGCGTGAAGCAGTGATCGAAGAAATCATTAAGCCAGTCTTGCCTAAGCATTTGATTAAGGGCGCAATTAATTTTCTAGTGAATCCAACAGGTCGTTTTGTTATCGGCGGCCCACAAGGTGATTGCGGTTTAACTGGTCGCAAGATCATCGTTGATACCTATGGCGGCGCTGCCCCACATGGTGGTGGCGCCTTCTCAGGCAAGGATCCCTCTAAGGTAGATCGTTCAGCTGCTTACGCTGGTCGTTATGTAGCCAAGAATATCGTTGCTGCTGGCTTGGCAAGCAAGTGCTTAATTCAAATCTCATACGCAATTGGTGTTGCTAAACCAACCTCTGTGATGGTCAGTACCTTTGGCACTGGCAAGATTTCTGACGAGAAAATTGCCCAGTTGGTTTCTGAGCACTTTGACTTGCGTCCGAAGGGAATCGTGAAGATGCTCAATCTGTTGCGTCCAATTTATCGTAAAACTGCAGCTTATGGCCACTTTGGCCGTGAGGAACCAGAATTTACTTGGGAGCAGACTGATAAGGCTGCTGCATTGCGTGCAGCTGCTGGCCTATAA
- a CDS encoding lipid A biosynthesis acyltransferase, with protein sequence MAWLSNLFNFLGLSLLRLFAFLPYFITIYVGYALGWLAAHIPNSRSRVVKTNLRLCFPSLTEKDIDALALEHWKLFGRSVVERSRVWLGTRKQILAFVSISSEIDLGDKKPRILVNPHFVGLEGGFMAFSALSARNHWPNGVGLYQKMKNPLFNQKMVQWRDRFGGQSIERQHRLRDLLRELKSGNVAIIAPDIDLGPQDSIFVPFFGIQTSTVDSVSRLAKLTNAEVNLMTTTLNKDRKGYTCHISKPLPNFPSDDPEKDTARLNQYIEELVRERPAEYYWVHKRFKHRPPGEPSLYD encoded by the coding sequence ATGGCCTGGTTATCCAACCTCTTCAATTTCTTAGGGCTCAGCTTACTGCGCCTCTTTGCCTTTCTTCCCTACTTCATAACAATTTATGTAGGTTATGCACTTGGTTGGCTTGCTGCCCATATTCCCAATAGCCGCTCCCGAGTGGTGAAAACGAATTTGCGACTGTGTTTTCCCAGTCTCACTGAAAAAGATATTGATGCCCTCGCACTAGAGCACTGGAAATTATTTGGTCGTAGCGTAGTTGAACGCAGCCGAGTATGGCTTGGGACTAGGAAACAAATTCTTGCGTTTGTTTCCATCAGCTCGGAAATTGATCTTGGCGACAAGAAACCACGCATCCTAGTAAACCCCCATTTTGTTGGTCTCGAGGGGGGCTTCATGGCGTTTTCTGCCTTAAGTGCTCGCAATCATTGGCCCAATGGTGTTGGTTTATATCAAAAAATGAAGAACCCGCTTTTTAATCAGAAGATGGTGCAATGGCGCGATCGATTTGGAGGTCAATCGATTGAAAGGCAGCATCGCTTGCGCGATCTGCTCCGCGAGCTCAAAAGTGGCAATGTAGCCATCATTGCTCCAGACATCGACTTAGGACCACAGGATTCTATTTTCGTACCCTTCTTTGGCATTCAGACTAGCACGGTGGACTCAGTATCACGCCTAGCCAAGCTTACCAATGCAGAAGTCAATCTCATGACCACAACTCTGAACAAAGATCGGAAAGGTTATACCTGTCACATTAGCAAGCCACTTCCCAATTTTCCGAGTGATGACCCAGAAAAAGATACCGCGCGCTTAAATCAATACATTGAAGAACTTGTTCGTGAAAGACCGGCAGAGTACTATTGGGTACATAAACGTTTTAAACATAGACCGCCTGGCGAACCCAGCCTTTACGATTAA
- a CDS encoding lysophospholipid acyltransferase family protein produces the protein MRTLLLQLSLKAIAALPLSLVQIIGSFFGLLAYVGSKQYRSLFRPQYERVVKLHGLPCKLWEAIRASGMLFSDSLWIWHNPEKALKLVEVTNWDVVETAINEGHGLVMLTPHLGGFEIIPRVLAQHFPATILYRPSRQEWLNEVVETGRAYPNMHFVPTNLNGVRQMTRALTRGEAIGILPDQVPSGGEGVWVPFFGRPAYTTPLPARLANRNNTPVVMFTAKRKKIGEGWLMQATRLTPLSENANIAAAELNVAIENAVLVAPEQFIWSYKRYKHPAGAELPPTP, from the coding sequence GTGAGAACACTTCTTCTTCAACTCAGCCTCAAAGCGATTGCCGCACTTCCCCTCTCCTTGGTCCAGATTATTGGGTCATTTTTTGGCTTGCTAGCCTATGTTGGCTCAAAACAATATCGCTCACTGTTTCGCCCTCAATATGAGAGAGTTGTAAAACTTCACGGCTTGCCATGCAAACTTTGGGAAGCGATTCGAGCCTCAGGAATGCTGTTCTCAGATAGCTTATGGATCTGGCATAACCCCGAGAAAGCACTCAAATTAGTTGAAGTGACAAACTGGGATGTAGTAGAAACTGCTATCAATGAAGGCCATGGATTAGTGATGCTAACCCCTCACCTTGGCGGCTTTGAAATTATTCCTCGGGTATTGGCACAACATTTTCCAGCAACTATTTTGTACAGGCCCTCACGTCAAGAGTGGCTCAATGAAGTAGTGGAAACAGGTCGCGCGTATCCCAATATGCATTTTGTCCCCACCAACCTCAATGGCGTGCGCCAAATGACGCGGGCACTCACGCGCGGTGAAGCAATTGGCATTCTTCCCGATCAAGTGCCTAGTGGTGGAGAGGGTGTTTGGGTGCCCTTCTTTGGACGTCCTGCATACACCACACCATTGCCCGCCCGACTTGCGAATCGCAACAATACCCCAGTGGTGATGTTTACTGCCAAACGAAAGAAGATCGGTGAAGGCTGGCTCATGCAAGCCACTCGGCTGACTCCGCTATCTGAGAACGCCAACATTGCAGCTGCAGAATTAAATGTTGCCATTGAAAATGCGGTCTTAGTTGCTCCAGAACAATTTATTTGGTCATACAAACGCTACAAGCATCCCGCCGGTGCAGAATTGCCACCAACTCCTTAA